The following coding sequences lie in one Silvanigrella aquatica genomic window:
- a CDS encoding tRNA-dihydrouridine synthase family protein, producing the protein MSELKNKKNQRDIQLGLAPMEGVTCLATRLWFSVTSTPDFAMTPFLRVTRDYPWKRVASTYAAEIFDLKDFTSYRLIPQLMGNSPEDLERIALPLLQGTSFVDVNCGCPSPKVVGSHAGSGLLEKQDVFESFLEGLEERLGHGQFSIKMRSGFLSHEEFPQLLKIVSKKNIAQLTLHARTRKDRYTGHAKWDLIDLATLSCPFPVVGSGDIINAESLAQFLRIAPKIDKVIIGRGALRNPWIFNELRSNKAVEITVSTLLLSLSCYAVLQELLAREPLKLFALVKAGLFLEACETDENKWEKLYHKLTETLYGQSVPPSSLQLDRASFARVKMIWNSLRSSLGSAFMNPLILRTSSFSDFEKEILNTAKVSSSQLLLNHNPQYDWIYSGAKSNGNEPT; encoded by the coding sequence GTGTCAGAATTAAAAAATAAAAAAAACCAAAGAGATATCCAATTAGGCCTCGCCCCCATGGAAGGTGTGACTTGCCTCGCCACACGACTTTGGTTTTCCGTGACATCGACACCAGATTTTGCCATGACGCCTTTTCTGCGTGTGACTAGAGACTACCCTTGGAAACGGGTTGCTTCAACGTATGCAGCAGAAATTTTTGACCTAAAAGACTTTACCTCTTACCGTTTGATCCCCCAATTGATGGGAAATTCTCCCGAAGACCTCGAGCGGATTGCGTTACCTTTGCTACAGGGAACCTCCTTTGTCGATGTCAATTGCGGATGCCCTTCCCCTAAAGTGGTGGGAAGTCATGCCGGAAGTGGCTTGCTTGAAAAACAGGATGTGTTTGAATCCTTTTTAGAAGGACTTGAAGAACGCCTAGGCCATGGGCAATTTAGCATAAAAATGCGCTCGGGGTTTTTATCTCATGAGGAGTTTCCCCAACTTCTCAAAATTGTTTCTAAAAAAAATATCGCCCAGCTCACATTGCACGCCCGCACGCGAAAAGATCGCTATACTGGTCATGCCAAATGGGATTTAATCGATTTAGCAACCTTAAGTTGCCCGTTTCCCGTTGTAGGCTCGGGAGATATTATCAATGCCGAAAGTCTTGCCCAATTCTTAAGAATTGCTCCAAAAATTGATAAAGTCATCATTGGACGAGGAGCTCTTAGAAACCCTTGGATTTTCAATGAATTAAGAAGTAACAAAGCGGTTGAAATAACCGTGAGCACTCTTCTGCTTTCCTTATCCTGCTATGCCGTTTTACAAGAACTTTTAGCCCGCGAACCCCTGAAACTTTTTGCTCTTGTAAAAGCAGGATTATTTTTAGAAGCTTGCGAAACCGATGAAAATAAATGGGAAAAATTATATCATAAATTAACTGAAACTTTATATGGACAATCTGTTCCGCCATCCTCTCTTCAACTTGATAGAGCCAGTTTTGCCAGAGTGAAAATGATTTGGAATTCTTTGCGGAGTTCTTTAGGATCTGCTTTTATGAATCCACTTATTTTAAGGACTTCTAGCTTTTCTGATTTTGAAAAAGAAATTTTAAATACAGCTAAAGTGAGCAGTTCGCAATTGTTACTTAACCACAATCCTCAATATGATTGGATTTATTCAGGAGCAAAATCAAATGGAAACGAACCCACCTGA
- a CDS encoding HNH endonuclease — protein MGSFDRKVLVLDSRYEPVKVVTMELGFVLLYAGRVTSVQDSDRVIHGVSRSWKVPWIVRLEGCRPRTKRLNGPRFSRQNIYLRDGFRCQYCQCLGLASTLTLDHLLPSAKGGKTTWENIVTACKSCNMKKGAKTIEELGIKLQRPPSRPQLHPTALFPLRYGITTKNSPPVWLPYLDLSVADRALALGFEASPVFIPVFQQDPGIQV, from the coding sequence ATGGGCAGTTTTGACAGAAAAGTGCTTGTTCTCGATTCAAGATACGAACCCGTTAAAGTCGTCACAATGGAATTAGGATTTGTTCTTCTCTATGCAGGAAGAGTCACATCTGTTCAAGATTCCGATCGTGTCATTCATGGCGTCTCGCGAAGTTGGAAAGTCCCTTGGATAGTCCGACTGGAAGGGTGTCGCCCCCGCACAAAAAGGCTAAATGGCCCCCGATTCTCAAGACAAAATATTTATTTACGCGATGGTTTTCGTTGCCAATATTGCCAATGTCTTGGCTTGGCTTCCACTCTCACACTCGATCACCTCCTTCCCTCAGCCAAGGGAGGAAAAACCACCTGGGAAAATATCGTAACAGCCTGCAAAAGCTGCAATATGAAAAAAGGCGCAAAAACCATTGAAGAATTGGGCATAAAGTTACAACGTCCTCCCTCACGCCCCCAATTGCACCCTACAGCCTTGTTTCCTTTACGTTACGGGATTACTACAAAGAATTCACCACCGGTTTGGTTACCTTATTTAGATCTTTCCGTAGCCGATCGCGCATTGGCGCTGGGCTTTGAAGCTTCCCCTGTATTTATTCCGGTATTTCAGCAAGATCCGGGCATTCAAGTTTGA
- a CDS encoding TcdA/TcdB catalytic glycosyltransferase domain-containing protein → MSVKFFSNRVIYCIFIFFLMAPLKLYSINHDQLNIQDFPIQNQIQERLNLLQDAKKNLKSSLTLSEKYINKSNAFSLMNKYKEELKKTASNEKLEKKLLLDIMVSLDKIDAKNMINSNKFSLVYKKLFQIYDSYAKKILKDLHFVWLGGNLGEIQKSYIEIWAKVNPEYKIHIWYDPNSLYVYQTSSQIRKKIDPNGLISLEDYNIMNTNDIRTFMAKQIIDMQDEFYVGVKNKDIITDNDRIQFLIDKNIIDKGQFLKRNSQQLKKEFTENMSDFLAKNKNVILHDVKEVMLNSKLAPYYKKEMNERMNLAAASDMVRLEVLIQKGGIYIDVDILPTLKNEVNIFSGKLEKEELLKMQKLDNDLLKNINIAMYESLFNNLQISGRKYSTYYYDHLMSDKKIPDTYKFMFVKMKAHMNRFSHLKFEDLFNKIGKVYVIEGIFKMAGNLNNNIIASHKMKRENDFLNQLRNKIIINYEDLIKNYRGVRVAIENANYEVYLNSTNRTKFYRYDGIKPNTFVTTELTGPLLYEEIIKKHFPARLTNFIPNLDEKFSSYTEEDDRSSWSVKKK, encoded by the coding sequence ATGTCTGTAAAATTTTTTAGCAATAGAGTAATTTATTGTATTTTTATATTTTTCTTAATGGCTCCTTTAAAATTATATTCAATAAATCATGATCAACTAAATATTCAAGATTTTCCTATCCAAAATCAGATTCAAGAAAGACTCAATTTACTTCAAGATGCTAAGAAAAATCTTAAAAGTTCATTAACATTAAGTGAAAAATATATTAATAAATCAAATGCTTTTTCCTTAATGAATAAATATAAGGAAGAATTAAAAAAAACCGCATCTAATGAGAAATTGGAAAAAAAATTATTATTAGATATCATGGTTTCATTGGATAAAATAGATGCAAAAAATATGATAAATAGTAATAAATTTTCATTAGTTTATAAAAAATTATTTCAAATTTATGATAGCTACGCAAAAAAAATTCTAAAAGATTTGCATTTTGTTTGGTTGGGAGGAAATTTGGGTGAAATTCAAAAAAGTTATATCGAAATTTGGGCGAAAGTAAATCCTGAATATAAAATACATATTTGGTATGATCCAAATTCATTATATGTATATCAAACAAGTTCTCAAATTAGAAAAAAAATTGATCCTAATGGTCTTATTTCATTAGAAGATTATAATATTATGAACACTAATGATATTAGGACTTTTATGGCAAAACAAATTATAGATATGCAAGATGAGTTTTATGTCGGAGTTAAAAATAAAGATATTATAACTGATAATGATAGAATTCAATTTTTAATTGATAAAAATATAATCGATAAAGGACAGTTTTTAAAAAGAAATAGTCAACAATTAAAAAAAGAATTCACTGAAAATATGTCCGATTTTTTAGCGAAAAATAAAAATGTGATTCTTCACGATGTGAAAGAGGTTATGCTAAATTCAAAATTGGCACCATATTATAAAAAAGAGATGAATGAAAGAATGAATTTAGCTGCTGCTTCCGATATGGTGCGTTTAGAGGTATTAATACAAAAAGGTGGAATTTATATTGATGTCGATATTTTACCCACTTTAAAAAATGAAGTTAATATTTTTAGTGGTAAATTAGAAAAAGAAGAGCTTCTTAAAATGCAGAAATTAGATAATGATTTATTAAAAAATATAAATATTGCTATGTATGAATCTCTTTTTAATAATTTACAAATTTCTGGAAGAAAATATTCAACTTATTATTATGATCATCTTATGAGTGATAAAAAAATTCCTGATACTTATAAATTTATGTTTGTAAAAATGAAAGCTCATATGAATAGGTTTAGTCATTTAAAATTTGAAGATCTTTTTAATAAGATAGGTAAAGTTTATGTTATTGAAGGTATTTTTAAAATGGCTGGAAATTTAAATAATAATATTATTGCTTCTCATAAAATGAAAAGAGAAAATGATTTTTTGAATCAATTAAGAAATAAAATAATTATAAATTATGAAGATTTAATTAAAAACTACCGTGGCGTGAGAGTTGCAATTGAAAATGCAAACTATGAAGTTTATCTTAATTCAACAAACAGGACTAAATTTTATAGATACGATGGCATAAAGCCTAATACATTCGTAACAACAGAGTTAACAGGACCTCTTCTTTATGAAGAAATTATTAAAAAACATTTTCCAGCTCGTCTAACAAATTTTATCCCTAACTTGGATGAAAAATTTTCATCATATACAGAAGAAGATGATCGATCTTCATGGTCAGTAAAAAAGAAATAA
- a CDS encoding alpha/beta fold hydrolase has translation MTELKDQFIDVNGYKTRFWSQGSADSVIILLHGFALSVELWEQNINELAQDHRVIALDLLGFGLTDKPKGKHDINIFPDFVYAFMQKMNILKAHLVGHSMGGLIATRLAQIHPESILSLIILSGAGFKKNIPIHFRIFSLPFIGEILARPNKRGLESALRKNTYERIDATKKLAEKLYEFSLHPEMAALLLKVTRTAINFFGFKNSILRTIKKECNKLTMPVLIIWGQNDSIIYVSHAYTANKIIPNSKLVIFDNCGHLPQLEHPKKFNNLLREFYKNIAKNTFN, from the coding sequence ATGACAGAACTCAAAGATCAATTTATTGATGTGAATGGCTATAAAACCCGCTTTTGGTCTCAAGGAAGTGCAGATTCTGTAATCATACTGCTACATGGCTTTGCCTTGTCCGTGGAGCTCTGGGAACAAAATATCAATGAGCTTGCCCAAGATCACAGGGTTATTGCTCTCGACCTACTGGGTTTCGGCCTGACAGATAAGCCCAAAGGCAAACATGATATCAACATTTTTCCGGACTTTGTTTACGCATTCATGCAAAAAATGAATATATTAAAGGCACATTTAGTCGGCCACTCCATGGGAGGACTCATAGCGACCCGTCTCGCACAAATTCATCCTGAAAGCATTTTATCACTTATCATTTTAAGTGGTGCCGGATTTAAAAAAAACATACCCATTCATTTCCGCATTTTTTCACTTCCCTTTATTGGGGAAATTCTAGCAAGACCCAACAAAAGAGGTCTGGAAAGCGCTCTTCGCAAAAATACATATGAAAGAATTGATGCCACAAAAAAATTAGCGGAGAAATTATATGAATTTTCCTTACACCCCGAAATGGCAGCTCTTCTGTTAAAGGTAACAAGGACAGCTATTAATTTTTTTGGCTTTAAAAACAGTATATTGCGCACCATAAAAAAAGAATGCAACAAGTTAACAATGCCTGTTCTCATAATTTGGGGACAAAATGATTCTATTATTTATGTGAGTCATGCTTATACTGCAAATAAAATAATACCAAATTCTAAGCTTGTCATTTTCGATAATTGTGGTCACCTGCCCCAATTGGAGCATCCCAAAAAATTCAATAATCTTCTTCGAGAGTTTTATAAAAACATAGCTAAAAATACCTTTAATTAG
- a CDS encoding branched-chain amino acid transport system II carrier protein, translating into MSTNGAPVSNLKVMIAGFAAFAMFFGSGNLVFPLMMGSESQSNWIFSSFGLAITGVLVPFLGLAALTCLKGSQDAFFRWLGKIGAWVVPFLILLLIGPFGVIPRCITVGFGAWQSFVPTTPIWMFALGCVIVIWFATYGNGKIVDIIGKFFTPVKLGALALVIGGSLYYALNSNIEIAQSSLTPTSSFKTGFFEGYHTMDLMAALFFGVSLVHYFKTKDSENIPFKPTLSAMALGMFLLMIVYMALVYLGAAYSSQISHLPGPQILPEIARIALGSASDYLISFTLVVSCLTTAVALTSVSVDFLCNKIPFLSNKRQMTLVACLVTTFVIALSGFTGIMSFMAPILTFLYPFLIALALLNILMYSIKYIKVQKKLKSQEEAA; encoded by the coding sequence ATGTCCACCAATGGAGCGCCTGTTTCAAATTTAAAAGTTATGATTGCTGGGTTTGCCGCCTTTGCTATGTTTTTTGGCTCTGGCAATCTCGTGTTTCCTCTTATGATGGGAAGCGAATCGCAATCAAATTGGATTTTTTCATCTTTTGGTTTGGCAATTACGGGCGTCTTAGTTCCTTTTTTGGGATTAGCGGCTTTAACTTGCTTAAAAGGTTCGCAAGATGCCTTTTTTAGATGGCTTGGTAAAATAGGAGCATGGGTTGTTCCCTTTCTTATTCTCCTTCTTATTGGACCATTTGGTGTAATCCCACGCTGTATCACAGTGGGTTTTGGAGCTTGGCAATCCTTTGTACCGACAACTCCTATTTGGATGTTTGCACTGGGATGCGTCATCGTTATTTGGTTTGCCACATATGGAAATGGCAAGATTGTCGATATTATTGGAAAATTCTTTACCCCGGTTAAACTCGGCGCTCTGGCTCTCGTGATCGGCGGCTCACTCTATTATGCACTAAACTCTAATATTGAAATTGCGCAAAGTTCTTTAACGCCCACAAGCTCTTTTAAAACAGGTTTTTTTGAAGGCTATCATACCATGGATCTCATGGCCGCTTTATTTTTTGGAGTGAGCCTTGTTCATTACTTTAAAACAAAAGATTCCGAAAATATTCCTTTTAAACCCACTTTGTCAGCCATGGCATTAGGAATGTTTTTATTAATGATTGTTTATATGGCTCTTGTTTATTTAGGTGCTGCTTACTCATCTCAAATTTCACATTTACCTGGTCCACAAATTCTTCCTGAAATTGCCCGAATTGCTTTAGGCAGCGCTTCAGATTACTTAATCTCATTTACCTTGGTTGTTTCCTGTTTAACGACAGCAGTCGCTCTCACCTCTGTTTCCGTAGACTTTTTATGCAATAAAATTCCTTTTTTAAGTAACAAACGTCAAATGACACTTGTCGCTTGTTTAGTTACCACATTTGTCATTGCGTTATCAGGATTTACCGGAATTATGTCTTTTATGGCTCCTATTTTAACGTTTCTTTACCCCTTCCTTATTGCTTTAGCTCTATTAAATATTTTAATGTATTCCATTAAATATATTAAAGTTCAAAAGAAGTTAAAAAGTCAGGAAGAAGCCGCTTAG